Proteins encoded by one window of Candidatus Nitrosocosmicus hydrocola:
- a CDS encoding dihydrofolate reductase family protein, whose amino-acid sequence MSDNNKTLRKLRLQVQISVDGCIAGPNNEMNWLVWDDGYLKYINEITESVDTIIMGRKMVDGFIPYWTEVANKPDDPMNAIARKMVNIPKVVFTKTLDKSEWTNTVVATGDLDDEIFKLKSQEGGGDIIVYGGVSFDSSLIKANLIDEFYFFVNPLIMGNGKTIFKDLKEIQKFTLIESKTFDCGLVLLHYEVKKN is encoded by the coding sequence ATGAGTGACAATAATAAGACTTTAAGAAAATTAAGACTACAAGTGCAAATATCAGTTGATGGTTGTATCGCAGGACCAAATAATGAAATGAATTGGTTAGTTTGGGATGATGGCTACTTAAAATACATAAACGAGATAACTGAATCAGTTGATACTATTATTATGGGACGAAAGATGGTTGATGGTTTCATCCCATACTGGACAGAAGTTGCGAACAAACCTGATGACCCAATGAATGCGATCGCAAGGAAGATGGTTAATATTCCAAAAGTCGTTTTCACAAAAACATTAGACAAGTCTGAGTGGACAAATACTGTTGTTGCAACAGGTGATCTGGATGATGAAATATTCAAGCTAAAGAGCCAAGAAGGTGGTGGCGATATTATAGTTTATGGTGGAGTTTCGTTTGACTCTTCCTTGATCAAAGCAAATCTAATTGACGAATTTTATTTCTTTGTTAATCCCTTAATAATGGGAAACGGAAAGACTATTTTCAAAGACTTAAAAGAGATTCAAAAATTTACATTGATCGAATCCAAGACATTTGATTGTGGCCTGGTTTTGCTCCACTATGAAGTAAAGAAAAATTGA
- a CDS encoding amidohydrolase family protein, whose protein sequence is MIKLTTLQITILGIILNFILLLAHYNEPTIVLSYLSSIDANLTEFDNTNNDVMIIYDVTLIDVVNSIPRNNVAIIINENNIDNIIAINNNHDRSNIGEFIKNNSHAILVNATGKYLIPGLIDMHAHVAGVLENSFNYSLAVETLSTLLDHGVTTIRNPGGPTEKSIDLRESISSNEIHGPQILTAGELLNSPQEIIPFVEKKVSTEKEIRTEVKKQANMGVDFIKLYVGLTPNLVSSAIDEAHLNGIRVIGHLYSTSWADSANMGIDYLTHGVPVDPSILSGENNSNFKTNTVEGPFDHFSWLEMVDLNSQEVSEMVESLSRNNVTVDPTLSIYEAMLSDHPNSKHLWNKIMELTKKMYDSDVNIMAGTDIPNFGLVPGKSLHHELELLVGTGIPQHEVIRIATINAARSLELEDEIGAIELNRQADMVILSSNPLDDIRNTQDIYMVINNGKIIDNTLSR, encoded by the coding sequence ATGATTAAATTAACTACTTTACAAATCACTATACTTGGTATTATTTTAAATTTTATTTTGCTGCTTGCTCATTATAATGAACCAACAATAGTATTATCCTATCTTTCCTCCATAGACGCTAATCTAACTGAATTTGATAACACCAACAATGACGTTATGATAATTTATGACGTAACTCTTATTGACGTTGTAAATTCTATACCGAGAAATAACGTTGCCATAATAATAAATGAAAATAACATCGATAATATAATAGCAATTAACAACAATCATGACCGCTCAAACATAGGTGAATTTATTAAAAACAATTCGCATGCAATCTTAGTAAACGCAACGGGAAAATATCTTATTCCAGGTCTAATTGATATGCATGCACATGTTGCAGGAGTACTAGAGAATTCTTTCAATTATTCACTAGCAGTTGAGACTCTCAGTACACTTTTAGATCATGGCGTAACAACGATAAGAAATCCTGGAGGGCCTACAGAAAAATCTATAGATTTGAGGGAATCGATATCTTCCAATGAAATTCATGGACCTCAGATTCTAACCGCAGGGGAATTGTTAAATTCTCCACAAGAGATTATACCTTTTGTAGAAAAGAAGGTCAGTACAGAAAAAGAGATAAGAACTGAGGTCAAAAAACAGGCTAATATGGGAGTTGACTTTATCAAATTGTATGTTGGCCTAACACCCAATTTAGTAAGTTCCGCAATTGATGAAGCTCATCTCAATGGTATCAGAGTAATAGGGCACTTATATTCTACAAGCTGGGCTGACTCAGCAAACATGGGTATCGATTATTTGACTCATGGAGTTCCAGTTGACCCAAGTATATTATCAGGTGAAAATAACAGCAACTTTAAAACCAATACAGTAGAAGGTCCTTTCGATCATTTTTCCTGGTTAGAAATGGTTGATCTAAATAGTCAAGAAGTAAGTGAAATGGTTGAATCACTTTCGAGAAACAATGTGACTGTGGATCCTACTTTGAGCATTTATGAGGCCATGCTAAGTGACCACCCAAATTCTAAACATCTTTGGAATAAAATAATGGAATTAACAAAGAAAATGTATGACAGTGATGTAAATATAATGGCAGGTACTGACATCCCTAATTTTGGACTAGTTCCGGGAAAAAGCCTTCATCATGAACTAGAATTGCTGGTAGGGACAGGAATCCCTCAGCATGAAGTAATTAGAATTGCGACAATAAACGCTGCAAGATCATTAGAATTAGAAGATGAAATCGGTGCCATCGAATTAAATAGACAAGCAGATATGGTAATACTTTCATCAAATCCGCTTGATGACATACGTAATACACAAGATATCTATATGGTAATTAATAATGGTAAAATAATTGATAATACGTTATCAAGATGA
- a CDS encoding SRPBCC family protein, whose protein sequence is MMKSHTISISIKKDLKTVYEFISNLENLPRWASSTFPSIKEINGEWLIDTPQGQNKVKLTERNNFGILDHYVELPSGVEVYIPLRVVKNNNGSEVMVTVFQTTEMTNEVYEKDLQTVNIDLNQLKTLIEEF, encoded by the coding sequence TTGATGAAATCACATACCATAAGTATTTCAATAAAAAAAGATCTAAAGACAGTTTATGAGTTTATTTCAAATTTAGAAAATTTACCAAGATGGGCATCAAGTACTTTTCCCTCCATCAAAGAGATTAACGGAGAATGGTTGATAGATACACCACAGGGTCAAAACAAGGTTAAGCTTACAGAAAGAAACAACTTTGGAATTTTGGACCATTATGTCGAGTTGCCCTCTGGGGTAGAGGTATATATTCCCTTGAGGGTAGTGAAGAATAATAATGGGAGTGAGGTAATGGTAACAGTGTTTCAGACAACAGAGATGACAAATGAAGTATATGAAAAAGATTTACAGACGGTCAATATAGATCTCAATCAATTGAAGACATTAATTGAAGAGTTCTAA
- a CDS encoding class I SAM-dependent methyltransferase gives MNSHNEDVISEFTKQASTPHDTSSHFNDYSLDLMIRFSKPTIYDTVLDVACGNGIVAFEYAKVVKHVTGIDLTPATIERARIIQKKRNLDNLDWKIGDISSLPFRDNCFSIVVTRGSLHHLINSYKVMEEMYRVCKPGGKILITDITVDKNKKNKYNKNVEKIRALSYTEALTLEDILEKIKALGAINIQSEQFDTKANMKTSLSLSSHDKPNSNNENIQFYKQETEANNLESKNCEVDDHVHYNLPMSTIIGQKKK, from the coding sequence ATGAATTCGCATAATGAAGACGTAATTTCAGAGTTTACAAAACAAGCTTCAACTCCCCATGATACATCTTCACATTTTAATGACTATAGCTTAGATCTTATGATTCGATTTAGTAAACCCACTATTTATGATACTGTTTTAGATGTAGCATGTGGAAATGGAATTGTTGCATTTGAATATGCAAAGGTTGTAAAACATGTAACTGGAATAGATTTAACTCCTGCAACGATCGAACGTGCAAGGATTATCCAAAAAAAGAGAAACTTAGATAATTTGGACTGGAAAATAGGAGATATCTCCTCATTGCCCTTTAGGGATAATTGTTTTTCAATAGTTGTTACTAGAGGAAGTTTGCATCACTTAATTAATTCTTATAAAGTTATGGAGGAAATGTATCGGGTGTGCAAACCAGGAGGAAAAATCTTAATTACAGATATTACTGTTGATAAGAACAAAAAGAATAAGTACAATAAGAATGTAGAAAAAATACGAGCGCTTTCATATACAGAAGCGTTAACACTTGAAGACATACTAGAAAAGATAAAGGCTTTAGGAGCAATCAATATACAGTCAGAACAATTTGATACAAAAGCGAATATGAAAACGAGTTTATCATTATCATCTCATGACAAGCCTAATAGTAACAATGAAAATATTCAATTTTATAAACAGGAAACAGAAGCAAATAACTTGGAATCAAAAAATTGCGAGGTAGATGACCATGTTCACTACAATCTTCCAATGTCTACCATCATTGGACAAAAGAAAAAATGA
- a CDS encoding serine hydrolase domain-containing protein, which translates to MSLVAIIFSAGIFSQSLSNNVSAQSQEENDSWSSSSNQSAKVNDLSKAILDKYKPRVLEHLFSNKTIFSNISSNSSLPVSIVIGVVSPNGTQVSGYGNISKENPTPVDGNTAFDIGSITKTFVATVLADMVNQGVVKLSDPLEMYLPSNVTVPSYNGYKITLEDLATHTSGLPYWPPGWVWNKYYTTQQVYDLLSNSTLQSEPKTYANYSNIGMGMVGHVLSLKTGVSLEQLLKDRIWSVLGMNNTGIAMNSTSILIPEDMQSRFAAGHMAGNESGLIFLPLELQAAGAMYSTVNDLLKYVSANLGLMDTKINTAMKETHSIRYPFEELQVPFPDPAGNESTPYAYIGLSWFSTTNLGTQVVWHNGGIDGYSSFVGFNPSKQIGLVMLCSCFFTDVPPIEMLKIAIPFLLYYPDL; encoded by the coding sequence ATGTCTTTGGTAGCAATTATTTTTTCGGCGGGTATCTTTTCTCAATCATTGAGCAATAATGTGTCAGCCCAAAGTCAGGAAGAGAACGACTCATGGTCATCATCATCTAATCAATCAGCAAAAGTAAATGATCTTTCAAAAGCCATTTTGGATAAATATAAACCAAGAGTCTTAGAACACTTGTTTAGTAACAAGACGATTTTTAGTAACATTTCTTCTAATTCTTCATTACCTGTGTCAATAGTAATAGGAGTCGTCTCTCCAAACGGTACTCAAGTATCTGGATATGGTAATATCTCTAAAGAAAATCCTACACCAGTTGATGGAAATACAGCATTTGACATAGGCTCTATCACAAAAACGTTTGTTGCAACTGTTTTAGCTGATATGGTCAATCAAGGAGTAGTAAAATTAAGTGATCCATTGGAGATGTACCTTCCCTCCAATGTGACTGTTCCTTCTTATAACGGATATAAGATCACACTAGAAGATTTAGCAACACACACTTCTGGATTGCCTTATTGGCCTCCAGGTTGGGTATGGAATAAATACTATACAACTCAACAAGTCTATGACCTTCTTTCAAATTCCACACTTCAAAGTGAACCAAAAACCTATGCCAATTACTCTAATATTGGAATGGGTATGGTTGGACATGTCCTATCATTAAAGACAGGAGTTTCCCTGGAACAGCTTCTCAAAGACCGAATATGGAGTGTTTTGGGAATGAATAACACAGGTATTGCAATGAACTCAACTAGTATTTTGATTCCTGAAGACATGCAATCAAGGTTTGCAGCGGGTCACATGGCTGGAAACGAAAGTGGATTAATATTCTTGCCACTGGAATTGCAAGCTGCAGGTGCAATGTACTCTACTGTTAATGATCTGCTAAAATATGTATCTGCAAACTTGGGATTGATGGATACAAAGATTAACACTGCTATGAAAGAAACTCACTCCATCAGATATCCTTTCGAAGAGCTACAAGTTCCATTTCCAGATCCAGCAGGAAACGAATCGACTCCATATGCATATATAGGCTTATCTTGGTTTAGTACGACTAATTTAGGTACTCAGGTAGTCTGGCATAATGGGGGTATTGATGGTTATAGCTCATTTGTCGGATTTAATCCATCCAAACAAATAGGCTTGGTAATGCTGTGTAGTTGCTTTTTTACAGACGTACCACCAATAGAAATGCTAAAAATTGCTATACCATTCCTTCTGTACTATCCAGACCTTTAA
- a CDS encoding DUF72 domain-containing protein yields the protein MNLYIGCSGWSYEGWKCNFYPSTMENRDYLSYYSKFFKFVEVDSTYYHVPSRSTVRGWNDKTPADFRFSLKFPKIITHERKLDDVIKPLSALFYSLEPLIDKTLTLLIQLPPFLSEKRGFTSLQDMVHHLDKRFRYSLEVRHSSWFNDSVYEFLRDNNISLVWSVRDKLQSPLVITSDQLYIRFIGDRSISEKDFGKTVKDRRIEMLEYVKKIKDNYDVNSNIGDILIAFNNHFAGFGPQSVNAFFEIDGYVRSSLEERT from the coding sequence TTGAATCTGTATATTGGATGCTCTGGATGGAGTTATGAAGGTTGGAAGTGCAACTTCTATCCAAGTACTATGGAAAATAGAGATTATTTGTCTTATTACTCGAAATTCTTTAAATTTGTTGAAGTCGATTCTACTTATTATCATGTACCTTCTAGATCTACAGTTAGAGGGTGGAATGACAAGACACCTGCAGATTTTAGATTTTCATTGAAATTTCCTAAAATAATTACTCATGAGAGGAAATTAGATGATGTTATCAAACCATTGTCTGCTTTGTTTTATTCATTAGAACCTTTAATTGATAAAACTTTAACATTGTTAATACAACTTCCTCCTTTTCTTTCAGAGAAGAGAGGCTTTACCTCATTACAAGATATGGTACATCACCTTGATAAAAGATTCAGATATTCACTAGAGGTACGGCATTCATCGTGGTTTAATGATAGTGTATATGAATTTCTAAGAGACAATAATATTTCGTTGGTCTGGAGTGTTAGAGACAAACTGCAATCTCCTCTAGTCATAACATCAGATCAATTATACATCCGATTTATAGGTGATAGAAGTATCTCCGAAAAGGACTTTGGCAAAACAGTAAAAGACAGGAGAATTGAAATGCTTGAATACGTTAAAAAGATTAAAGATAATTACGATGTAAATTCAAACATTGGTGACATACTAATAGCGTTTAATAATCATTTTGCTGGCTTTGGTCCCCAATCAGTTAACGCTTTTTTTGAAATTGATGGATATGTCAGAAGTAGTTTGGAGGAGAGAACTTGA
- a CDS encoding patatin-like phospholipase family protein has protein sequence MRALVFQGGGALGAYEVGTFQQIYKKAKKESLDGKLFDIIAGTSIGAINSSVLMGHYLKNNSWEGSDDTLLEFWDGLMCPSIADSLFHKNSFVRYSWDSMRTLYPNLADTENARRFWSIFEFAFTPRGVPNMFKSVPHMGSKFLNPFTDFLPWWKYDFTPLKNYLSKFVDFPIKTRPEEGQPRLLLTSVDIQDFSSTVVFDSFEKLHDPLIKKNRFEDMDQGRDTTNVNDTLDKKDTINKNIKKGRWYSEYGNSYNRHLIFYDGIGIDQVLASALGKYALDHPHIEDINTGTFRQFWDGGYLSNTPLRELLAAHKNYWIEFLQIKQGNKENENCTELITRTPELEVFIVNLHPLTPKDIPSAKDLVDDRENDIFFHDRTSYDEQVAYAFTDFVNMTRDLIDLARSKCLFKEVDEILNKKAKTIGRVDEYKLITNRDLFLGKPRISRVWRIDRLETPEATFGKVTDFTPTSIRKLIYAGQFDARISLNRMELIFGIEELISEGIMSIEEGEEIIQEAREVITTEKLLYSMKKEEVLAAYNEYQKKIDSKDLPIACKEILLNPGRDIVKLVYESNNVS, from the coding sequence ATGAGAGCTCTTGTTTTCCAAGGTGGAGGCGCACTGGGTGCTTACGAAGTGGGCACTTTTCAACAAATCTATAAGAAAGCAAAAAAGGAGAGTTTGGATGGAAAATTATTTGATATTATAGCAGGGACTTCAATAGGTGCAATAAACTCTAGTGTTTTGATGGGTCATTACCTTAAGAATAATAGTTGGGAGGGTTCTGATGATACACTTTTGGAATTCTGGGATGGTCTCATGTGTCCTTCAATCGCCGATAGTCTGTTTCATAAAAATTCATTTGTTCGTTACTCCTGGGATAGTATGAGAACACTATATCCGAATTTGGCAGACACAGAAAATGCAAGGAGATTTTGGTCCATTTTTGAATTTGCTTTTACTCCGCGTGGTGTTCCAAACATGTTTAAATCTGTTCCTCATATGGGTTCGAAATTTCTAAACCCTTTTACAGATTTTTTACCTTGGTGGAAATATGATTTCACACCATTAAAAAATTATTTGTCCAAGTTTGTAGACTTTCCCATAAAGACCCGACCTGAAGAAGGTCAACCAAGGCTTTTACTTACAAGCGTCGATATTCAAGATTTTAGTTCTACTGTAGTTTTTGATAGTTTTGAAAAATTACACGATCCACTCATAAAGAAAAATAGGTTTGAGGACATGGATCAGGGCAGGGATACTACAAATGTTAATGACACTTTAGATAAAAAAGATACTATTAATAAGAATATTAAAAAAGGGAGATGGTATTCTGAATATGGAAACTCTTACAATAGGCACCTGATTTTCTATGATGGAATAGGCATAGATCAGGTTTTGGCAAGCGCTCTGGGTAAATATGCTTTAGATCATCCACATATTGAGGATATTAATACTGGAACATTTCGACAATTCTGGGATGGAGGTTATCTAAGTAATACTCCGTTAAGGGAGCTATTAGCAGCGCACAAAAATTATTGGATAGAATTTTTACAAATTAAACAGGGAAACAAAGAGAATGAAAATTGTACTGAATTGATAACGCGTACGCCTGAGCTTGAGGTCTTTATAGTTAACTTGCATCCACTTACACCTAAAGATATTCCTTCTGCCAAGGACCTTGTGGATGATAGAGAAAATGATATCTTTTTTCACGATAGGACTTCATACGATGAACAGGTGGCATATGCCTTTACTGACTTTGTCAACATGACTCGAGATCTTATAGATCTAGCAAGATCCAAATGTCTGTTTAAGGAAGTAGATGAGATCCTAAATAAAAAAGCCAAGACAATTGGGAGAGTAGATGAGTATAAATTAATAACTAATAGAGATCTCTTTCTAGGAAAGCCTAGAATATCAAGAGTATGGAGAATTGATAGACTTGAAACACCTGAAGCAACTTTTGGCAAAGTTACTGACTTTACACCGACTAGCATTAGAAAATTGATATATGCAGGACAATTTGACGCAAGGATTTCGCTTAACAGAATGGAATTAATTTTTGGGATTGAAGAATTGATATCAGAAGGAATTATGTCCATAGAGGAGGGTGAGGAGATCATTCAAGAAGCTAGAGAAGTAATTACAACTGAGAAATTATTATATAGCATGAAAAAGGAGGAGGTCCTAGCTGCATACAACGAGTATCAAAAAAAAATAGACTCAAAGGATTTACCAATAGCGTGTAAAGAAATATTGTTAAATCCTGGAAGAGATATTGTTAAATTAGTTTATGAATCAAATAATGTATCGTAA
- a CDS encoding dihydrofolate reductase family protein — protein MSNNKKTLRKLKLHVGMSIDGCIAGPNNEMDWIDFTWSKKFREYEDKLHKPVDTILLGRKMTDEFITTWSNYAKKPDDPWYAFAKKMIETPKIVFTKSLIKSEWANTEIATGDLNEEITKLKSREGGGDIIVYGGASFDSSLIKENLIDEYYLFVNPVAIGNGKSIFKNLKEIRKLSLVESIAFESGTVLLHYEVKKS, from the coding sequence ATGAGTAATAATAAAAAGACTTTGAGAAAACTAAAACTACATGTAGGAATGTCCATCGATGGCTGTATTGCAGGACCCAATAATGAAATGGACTGGATAGATTTTACTTGGAGTAAAAAATTCCGAGAATATGAAGACAAGTTGCACAAACCAGTTGATACTATTCTTCTGGGAAGGAAAATGACTGACGAATTCATCACAACCTGGTCTAATTATGCCAAAAAACCCGATGACCCCTGGTATGCATTCGCTAAAAAAATGATAGAAACACCAAAGATTGTTTTTACTAAATCATTAATCAAATCAGAGTGGGCCAATACCGAAATAGCAACAGGCGACCTAAATGAAGAAATTACAAAGTTAAAGAGCCGAGAAGGCGGCGGCGATATTATAGTTTATGGTGGTGCTTCATTTGATTCTTCCTTAATTAAGGAAAACTTGATTGATGAATATTATTTATTTGTTAATCCTGTTGCAATTGGGAACGGAAAGTCCATATTTAAGAACTTAAAAGAGATTCGTAAATTATCCCTTGTTGAATCAATAGCGTTTGAATCTGGAACAGTTTTGCTTCACTATGAAGTAAAAAAAAGTTAA
- a CDS encoding NAD-dependent formate dehydrogenase translates to MKIVAVLYPGGEIAKNTPEILGSAENALGLTEFLEEKGHEYIVLTDKEAELDKHISNTDVLITTPFWPAYVTKERISKAQNLKLILTAGVGSDHIDLEAAATRKITVAEITGSNVVSVAEQVVMHILALVRNYIPAYKQVIEGRWDIAEIASKVHDLEDKVVGIIGMGRIGQRVCERLKAFDVKMLYHDQFPLRATEEFVLGVRYAPRDQIIEQSDVITINTPLTPETDGMFDRDLIFKMKKGAYLVNTARGKIVDTYALVEALEKGQLGGYAGDVWYPQPATKDHPWRHMPNHAMVPHYSGTTLEAQNRYARGVNDCLVRFLENRSLEQQYLIVDKGEVVSPSYSYAFKK, encoded by the coding sequence ATGAAAATTGTAGCAGTATTATATCCTGGAGGAGAAATAGCAAAAAATACGCCGGAGATTCTGGGTTCAGCAGAGAATGCTCTTGGCCTGACTGAATTTCTCGAAGAGAAAGGACATGAATATATTGTCTTGACTGACAAAGAGGCCGAACTTGACAAACATATCTCCAATACAGATGTTTTGATCACTACTCCTTTTTGGCCAGCCTATGTTACCAAAGAGAGAATTTCAAAGGCTCAAAATCTCAAGCTCATCTTAACTGCAGGTGTAGGTTCAGATCACATAGATTTGGAAGCAGCTGCAACAAGAAAAATAACTGTTGCAGAAATCACCGGTAGCAATGTTGTAAGTGTTGCTGAACAAGTTGTTATGCATATCTTGGCTCTAGTCCGAAACTACATACCAGCTTACAAACAGGTTATAGAAGGAAGATGGGATATAGCAGAGATTGCATCCAAGGTACACGATCTTGAAGACAAGGTAGTTGGAATTATCGGAATGGGAAGAATAGGACAAAGGGTATGTGAGAGGTTGAAGGCGTTTGATGTAAAAATGCTTTATCATGATCAATTTCCACTACGAGCTACAGAAGAATTTGTGCTTGGCGTAAGATATGCTCCCAGAGATCAGATCATAGAACAATCTGATGTGATTACGATCAATACGCCATTAACCCCGGAAACTGATGGAATGTTCGATAGAGATTTAATTTTTAAAATGAAAAAAGGGGCTTATCTTGTAAATACAGCAAGAGGGAAGATTGTAGATACTTATGCACTTGTGGAAGCTTTAGAAAAAGGTCAATTGGGCGGATATGCTGGTGATGTTTGGTATCCACAACCAGCCACAAAAGATCATCCTTGGAGACACATGCCTAATCATGCTATGGTACCTCATTATTCTGGAACAACCCTTGAAGCACAAAACAGATACGCGAGGGGAGTAAATGATTGTCTAGTACGGTTCTTAGAAAACCGTTCGCTTGAACAACAATACCTTATTGTAGATAAAGGTGAGGTGGTAAGCCCTAGTTACAGCTACGCTTTCAAAAAATAG
- a CDS encoding DUF2283 domain-containing protein produces the protein MNSYYNDDDDVDAGYVKFTDNKIVKTEPISKNIYVDLDKNEKPVGVEVLGMKNDVRQKDVDRKIENSLSDIESDKFKEFAIDEYIVELKNRFGKF, from the coding sequence ATGAATTCTTATTATAATGATGATGATGATGTGGATGCTGGATATGTCAAATTCACAGATAATAAAATAGTAAAAACAGAGCCTATAAGTAAAAATATCTATGTCGATTTGGATAAAAACGAGAAACCAGTAGGAGTGGAGGTATTAGGCATGAAAAATGATGTCAGACAGAAAGACGTGGATAGAAAGATTGAAAATAGTTTATCTGATATAGAATCTGATAAATTCAAAGAATTTGCCATTGATGAATATATTGTAGAATTAAAAAATAGATTTGGAAAGTTTTAG
- a CDS encoding alpha/beta hydrolase family protein — MNRIHCSNQSLGLLLIFIIALSFLSASIFKQQDQLLAQQFIETIKYRDLVIDLDEGVKTRAQLTLPGVGNGPFPGVLLIPGSGVTDKNGTVGFIHRDTSNQTTSAPTPLLQIAQYLSERGFGVLRYDKRGVGANNTILDPNIWINATASDLIKDSKIALGVLIKQPEIDANSISVVGHSEGTMYAPRVAIDNSTIVKNVILMGILAQNPVKDLYYYQVVTSPLDYAKQILDKNNTGSISIKDLAKDPLLTKFLVPLSILSINNTQDIEKTLRKVFGTKESIDIEKELKPLLIQKYDNLTSFNSYKCNLLGPCPMWWQSISNLIPNLGIIGNISKTTDVLLLNGENDSQTPVQQAFLFQQRLTELNHPDHTLITYPNLGHLFSPSPKWSTGLGPIEQYVLADLYAWLEAHSGLSNIYINTSRHNATLDTNPRLTGD, encoded by the coding sequence TTGAATAGAATTCATTGTTCGAATCAATCTCTCGGTTTGCTATTGATATTCATTATAGCCCTATCCTTTTTGTCTGCCAGTATTTTCAAACAGCAAGATCAGCTACTAGCTCAACAATTCATAGAGACTATAAAGTACAGAGATTTAGTAATAGATTTAGATGAAGGGGTTAAGACTCGTGCTCAATTGACTCTTCCTGGAGTTGGTAACGGACCATTTCCGGGAGTTCTTCTTATCCCAGGGTCTGGTGTAACTGATAAGAATGGGACAGTAGGGTTTATTCACCGTGATACTTCTAATCAAACAACATCTGCCCCCACACCACTTTTGCAAATAGCTCAATATCTTTCGGAAAGGGGGTTTGGAGTTCTTCGATATGATAAGAGGGGTGTTGGTGCAAATAATACAATACTGGATCCAAATATATGGATAAATGCTACTGCCAGCGATCTAATCAAAGATAGCAAAATAGCCTTAGGGGTTCTTATAAAGCAACCAGAAATAGATGCCAATAGTATAAGCGTAGTTGGTCATAGCGAAGGCACAATGTACGCTCCAAGGGTTGCAATAGATAATTCAACAATAGTAAAGAATGTTATTCTCATGGGTATTTTGGCTCAAAATCCCGTAAAAGATTTATACTATTATCAGGTGGTAACTTCGCCATTAGACTACGCAAAACAAATATTAGACAAAAATAACACAGGCTCGATATCAATAAAAGACCTGGCTAAAGATCCACTTCTAACAAAATTCCTAGTACCTTTATCTATTTTGAGTATTAACAATACCCAAGACATAGAAAAGACTTTGAGAAAGGTTTTTGGTACTAAAGAATCCATAGATATTGAAAAAGAACTCAAGCCATTGTTAATACAGAAATATGATAACCTTACATCTTTCAATTCATACAAATGCAATCTTCTTGGACCTTGTCCTATGTGGTGGCAATCAATATCTAATTTGATACCAAACTTAGGAATTATAGGGAACATATCCAAGACTACAGATGTTCTCTTACTTAATGGAGAAAATGATTCTCAGACGCCAGTTCAACAAGCATTTTTATTTCAACAGAGGCTGACTGAATTAAATCATCCAGACCATACATTGATAACATATCCCAATCTTGGTCATCTATTCTCTCCTTCACCAAAATGGTCTACGGGGCTAGGACCAATTGAACAATATGTTTTGGCAGATCTATATGCATGGCTCGAAGCACACTCAGGGCTTTCAAATATCTATATTAATACATCTAGACATAATGCAACTTTAGATACAAATCCAAGATTGACTGGAGATTGA